A genomic segment from Colletotrichum higginsianum IMI 349063 chromosome 5, whole genome shotgun sequence encodes:
- a CDS encoding Low-affinity glucose transporter hxt3: MGQDGHHNLALMGSISSLAPYLTTVGLADGSKHAKFLVGLINSLYWAGVVVGALLVGGFSDKVGRRRAIVFTGLFAAIVIPVFASLQNFTWALVTRFANGLATGSFDSVGLNWSAETVDPRHRGRTIGFHMSCAAMGAAIAYFIPFGLNKHSSGDVVWRLPLAFQLLFVLVVLCVVCFLPESPRWLVQVGLTDAARDVLLAVKHCDSPGGLPVMVEIELESVSKTIEMERRHSSSTSYWAMFTAPDDLRTARRTWSAIFVQFATQAMVGSGFVSGYGIQIFETGGWSPDLAALLAGLAIVTQAVFGMPGAIFSDKLGRRKAMIGGAAVGAVILALIGMCGYFVGKHSESNPALAKSYGSATVALVFLWCAVFGATWLWCPFVYPSEIFPAQSRAKGSSVGIVGLGLGSFFASMISPYLFDAIGYQSLFMICGLSFLVAMICFLWMPETAGKTLEEIDGLYD; this comes from the exons ATGGGCCAGGACGGGCATCATA ATCTGGCGCTGATGGGGAGCATCTCCTCTCTCGCACCCTATCTCACCACCGTCGGTCTTGCGGATGGAAGCAAACACGCGAAattcctcgtcggcctcatcAACTCGCTCTACTgggcgggcgtcgtcgtcggtgcctTACTCGTCGGCGGGTTTTCCGACAaagtcggccgccgccgagccatCGTGTTTACCGGactcttcgccgccatcgtcatcccAGTGTTCGCATCTCTGCAAAACTTCACGTGGGCTTTGGTCACCCGGTTCGCCAACGGACTGGCAACCGGGTCATTCGACTCTGTCGGGCTCAACTGGTCGGCCGAGACAGTGGACCCTCGCCACCGGGGCCGGACCATCGGCTTCCACATGAGCTGCGCAGCGATGGGCGCGGCCATTGCGTACTTTATCCCGTTTGGCTTGAACAAGCACAGCTCTGGCGATGTCGTGTGGCGGCTGCCGCTGGCTTTCCAGCTGCTTTTTGTGCTCGTCGTGCTCTGCGTCGTGTGTTTCCTTCCGGAGTCGCCCAGATGGCTGGTCCAGGTCGGTCTCACAGACGCAGCTCGCGACGTTCTCCTCGCGGTCAAGCACTGCGACAGCCCGGGGGGGCTGCCGGTAATGGTCGAAATCGAGTTGGAGTCCGTCTCCAAGACCATTGAGATGGAACGCAGACACAGCTCGTCGACCAGCTACTGGGCAATGTTCACCGCCCCCGACGACTTGAGGACGGCTCGACGCACGTGGTCCGCAATCTTTGTTCAGTTCGCGACGCAAGCCATGGTCGGCTCTGGCTTCGTGTCTGGCTACGGCATCCAGATTTTCGAGACGGGCGGCTGGTCTCCGGACCTGGCGGCTCTTCTCGCCGGACTGGCAATCGTGACCCAGGCCGTCTTTGGAATGCCAGGGGCCATCTTTTCCGACAAGCTTGGCCGACGGAAGGCCATGATCGGCGGTGCCGCTGTCGGggccgtcatcctcgccctcatcgGCATGTGTGGCTATTTCGTGGGCAAGCACTCCGAGTCGAATCCTGCCCTCGCAAAGTCGTATGGCTCAGCAACCGTAGCCTTGGTGTTCTTGTGGTGCGCGGTTTTCGGTGCAACTTGGC TCTGGTGTCCTTTTGTGTATCCTTCGGAAATCTTCCCGGCCCAGTCTCGAGCCAAAGGAAGCTCGGTGGGCATCGttggcctgggcctgggctCCTTTTTCGCCAGCATGATCAGCCCATACTTGTTTGACGCAATTGGCTACCAATCGCTCTTCATGATCTGCGGACTCAGTTTCCTGGTGGCTATGATATGCTTCCTGTGGATGCCCGAAACAGCTGGCAAGACTTTGGAGGAGATTGATGGGCTTTACGACTGA
- a CDS encoding Cyanide hydratase — translation MGSYVHGDPNEPVKVAVVQSEPCWFDVEAATNKTCDLIAEAGANGARLIAFPELWVPGYPNYLHAKTEKENFPYNLKYYRNSVDLESKHMERIRMAARAAQIMVVVGISERHRGSLYMAQTFIGPDGSVLLHRRKFKPTAQERILFGDACFEHFQPLLKYNTYFQGEQIHVASWPNLFPPVGTMPFFNTVEPCTMATHTLAVEGATFVLLASSTQTEKGLLANGLVPEPNTDSPSSSSDGTGEELPHTAVIGGGFSEIIAPDGRTLVKAPSATYDGLLYGELDFDEIYTAKSIVDTVGQYSRPDIFTLQVRGEVRRHCEYDQVGEFAHATRFPNLPTAQGD, via the exons ATGGGCTCTTACGTTCACGGAGACCCGAACGAGCCGGTCaaagtcgccgtcgtccaatCTGAACCATGCTG gttcgacgtcgaggccgcaACAAACAAGACCTGCGacctcatcgccgaggccggtgCCAACGGCGCCAGGCTCATTGCGTTTCCCGAGCTGTGGGTTCCCGGGTATCCCAACTACCTCCACGccaagacggagaaggaAAACTTTCCCTACAACCTCAAGTACTACCGCAACTCCGTCGACCTCGAATCGAAGCACATGGAACGGATTCGCATGGCTGCCAGGGCCGCCCAGATCATGGTTGTCGTTGGCATCTCGGAGCGTCACCGGGGCAGTCTGTACATGGCGCAGACGTTCATCGGCCCGGATGGGAGCGTTCTTCTGCACAGAAGGAAGTTCAAGCCCACGGCACAGGAGAGAATCCTGTTTGGTGATGCG TGCTTCGAACATTTCCAACCGCTCCTCAAATACAACACGTACTTCCAGGGGGAACAGATCCACGTGGCTTCCTGGCCGAACCTGTTCCCGCCCGTCGGGACGATGCCTTTCTTCAACACCGTCGAGCCCTGCACCATGGCAACGCACACcttggccgtcgagggcgcaACCtttgtcctcctcgcctctTCAACGCAAACCGAAAAGGGCCTCCTAGCCAACGGACTGGTCCCCGAACCGAACACCGATAgtccgtcgtcatcgtcagaCGGTACTGGAGAGGAGCTGCCACACACCGCAGTCATCGGGGGAGGGTTCTCGGAGATTATCGCGCCAGACGGACGCACTCTTGTGAAAGCGCCCAGCGCGACCTATGACGGTCTCCTATATGGCGAGCTCGACTTTGACGAGATCTACACTGCCAAGAGCATCGTCGACACCGTGGGGCAGTACTCCCGCCCAGACATATTCACGCTGCAAGTCAGGGGCGAGGTGCGCCGGCACTGCGAATACGACCAGGTCGGCGAGTTTGCTCACGCGACGAGGTTTCCGAATCTGCCGACGGCTCAAGGTGACTGA
- a CDS encoding solid-state culture specific ATP-grasp domain-containing protein, whose amino-acid sequence MPDLPTITLDTTLADLYRRGSPRNAKKRIAQVFSGINSGTRLSADVPRNAKYLYQDTPFNTVPDDVSSSRPNGDAGQQRQQHKELAVKYLSLIPQRDAFISGDTAVVLFHVDDTDPQRAHDRREAERTISVLPKNQRPDLVFCSGPSRIPVKEAGIDLIAYKLVLDGLEAYDLVVPTDTHWFLNSKAALARSGLPTPRSKILELDGVADEARACCDPCTDGDAAAEFVIPEACAGSRGEWFARQSSRILAELESHPLPFVLKNQQTFGGAGTYIVGTEDQRARVVDDLRGGVLRKLLSSVTPSNVHLRPAALILSDLVEDPVGDFGLTFFVTDDGGDPIFLAASEQLTDGDNAWIGSTINYGRQDELERKFGALVKKIASWLRSHDYVGPAGADVLETRPSPSRSPKPTTNGCKTNGSDMNGHQTNGHKTNGHTPNGYTNGTHPDTTDADADFSNFHVVDLNIRTSGSLCLPLLRTHFTSRGLMSASSFSISCSQGRDAFIADFADDFAAGRMCVVSWYEDPDTGASLADVAVGAEDEAGLRRAMQRVRDATDEVTF is encoded by the coding sequence ATGCCGGATCTACCCACGATAACCCTCGACaccaccctcgccgacctctACCGCCGCGGATCCCCCCGGAACGCCAAGAAGCGCATCGCCCAGGTCTTCAGCGGCATCAACTCGGGCACCCGCCTCAGCGCCGACGTCCCCCGCAACGCGAAATATCTCTACCAGGACACCCCCTTCAACACCGTGCCCGACGATGTCTCCTCGAGCAGGCCCAACGGCGATGCcgggcagcagcggcagcagcacaAGGAGCTCGCGGTGAAGTACCTCTCGTTGATCCCGCAGCGCGACGCCTTCATCAGCGGCGACACGGCCGTCGTGCTCTTCCACGTCGACGACACGGACCCGCAGCGGGCCCACGACCGgcgcgaggccgagaggacCATCTCCGTGCTCCCCAAGAACCAGCGACCCGACCTCGTCTTCTGCTCCGGCCCCTCGCGGATCCCCGTCAAAGAAGCGGGCATCGACCTCATCGCGTACaaactcgtcctcgacggcctcgaggcctACGACCTTGTCGTCCCGACCGACACGCACTGGTTCCTCAActccaaggccgccctcgcccgctccGGCCTACCGACGCCCCGGTCCAAgatcctcgagctcgacggcgtcgccgacgaggcgcgGGCATGCTGCGACCCCTgcaccgacggcgacgccgccgccgagttcGTCATCCCGGAGGCGTGCGCGGGATCCCGGGGTGAATGGTTCGCGCGGCAGAGCTCCCGGATCCTCGCGGAGCTCGAGTCGCACCCGCTCCCCTTCGTGCTCAAGAACCAGCAGACCTTTGGCGGCGCGGGGACCTACATCGTCGGGACCGAGGACCAGCGCGCGagggtcgtcgacgacctgcgcGGCGGCGTGCTGCGGAAGCTCCTCTCGTCCGTGACGCCCTCCAACGTCCACCTGCGGCCCGCGGCGCTGATTCTCtcggacctcgtcgaggaccccGTCGGCGACTTCGGCCTGACCTTCTTcgtcaccgacgacggcggggatCCCATCTTCCTCGCGGCGTCGGAGCAGCTGACGGACGGCGACAACGCGTGGATCGGCAGCACCATCAACTACGGGCGGcaggacgagctcgagaggAAGTTTGGCGCACTGGTGAAGAAGATCGCCTCGTGGCTGAGGAGCCATGACTATGTCGGACCGGCGGGCGCTGATGTTCTCGAGACTCGTccttcgccgtcgagaagcccgaagccgacgacCAACGGCTGCAAGACGAACGGCTCCGATATGAACGGTCACCAGACGAACGGTCACAAGACCAATGGCCATACACCCAACGGCTACACCAACGGCACACACCCCGAcaccaccgacgccgacgccgacttcTCCAACTtccacgtcgtcgacctcaacATCCGCACCTCGGGCTCCCTCTGCCTCCCCCTCCTGCGCACCCACTTCACCAGCCGCGGCCTCATGAgcgcctcctccttctccatcagctGCAGCCAGGGCCGTgacgccttcatcgccgacTTCGCCGACGACTTTGCCGCGGGGCGCATGTGCGTCGTCAGCTGGTACGAGGACCCGGACACGGGCGCCAGCCTGGCCGACGtggccgtcggcgcggaggacgaggcggggCTGAGGAGGGCCATGCAGCGCGTGAGAGACGCGACGGACGAGGTTACCTTCTGA
- a CDS encoding Heterokaryon incompatibility protein, whose amino-acid sequence MNLCERCQRIDLHSLPPALDTTADGHPLATLSQIVQGAASACSFCRIVTSCLYSFAQHAEYLTETGPVAAHADTVLRLRQGVPDRGDGGKLGGVQLLGPGSLKTNIPLYAKKESPAWLDGDILESNLCMPLDPHGLKPSQFVKKRMDICMSQHEQCRVSFSGRDAERQPSVPPRRLLSVIPSKQEDSPPDIRLLEIAKDSGLAVQYAALSHCWGPPEKRPPCTLRGNLAEHKEGIPWLTLSQTFRDACGLCADLGIGYLWIDSLCIIQDDAADWETEASVMGLTYEQASLVIAASAAADSSQGLFGVRRRNEFAQLRYKGRRDSGVYAYQSRSPKYHVDNGPLNARAWVLQEYILARRAAHFTRWGVVWTCRRDPAVAVDEYDGGSGGGRSSVHQIPHTWENVVRDYSRRGLTYKSDKLVAIQGLAAAWAERQGKTPFCGLVLEDMPLGLAWFWSGHGGEKLVRDVGGAPSWSWASVTGKVDFLMRENEEATPGMAVVSGRIGLADQVRCPGGLVFDGSLIKEVDARIGPFDCLPSYIEDLRAIDLESETMRHLVPGSATWCSHTNHDEQFYMLVDRQRGNIGWCAFDEKAEATRPISCLPLFKESVRPWYMPPVDTAEPFYMWCLVVRRAENGDGFQRVGWGRILDPSWIEGEQRQELLLI is encoded by the exons ATGAACCTGTGCGAACGGTGCCAAAGGATCGACCTCCACAGCCTGCCGCCCGCTCTCGACACGACGGCAGACGGTCACCCCCTCGCCACGCTCAGCCAGATAGTCCAAggggcggcctcggcctgctccttTTGCCGCATCGTCACGTCCTGCCTGTACAGCTTCGCGCAGCACGCCGAGTACCTGACGGAAACGGGACCCGTCGCGGCCCACGCAGACACGGTCCTCAGACTGCGGCAGGGCGTCCCGGAccgcggcgacgggggcaagctcggcggcgtccagcTATTAGGGCCCGGGAGCCTCAAGACCAACATCCCGCTCTACGCGAAGAAAG AAAGTCCTGCGTGGCTCGACGGCGATATCCTCGAGTCTAACCTGTGCATGCCGCTGGATCCTCACGGGCTGAAGCCCAGCCAGTTCGTCAAGAAGCGAATGGACATCTGCATGTCACAGCACGAGCAGTGCCGAGTGTCCTTTTCTGGCCGCGACGCAGAACGCCAGCCGTCGGTGCCGCCACGTCGTCTGCTGAGCGTCATCCCATCGAAGCAAGAGGACTCGCCGCCGGACATACGACTCCTGGAGATCGCCAAAGACTCGGGCCTCGCCGTACAGTACGCGGCGCTCAGTCACTGCTGGGGCCCGCCCGAGAAGCGGCCGCCATGCACGCTCCGCGGCAACCTCGCGGAGCACAAGGAGGGCATCCCGTGGCTCACGCTCTCGCAGACCTTTAGGGACGCGTGCGGCCTCTGCGCCGACCTCGGGATCGGGTACCTGTGGATCGACTCCCTTTGCATCATCCAGGACGACGCGGCCGACTGGGAGACGGAGGCGTCCGTCATGGGGCTCACCTACGAGCAGGCgtccctcgtcatcgccgcctcggccgccgccgactcgaGCCAGGGCCTCTTCGGCGTCCGACGGAGGAACGAGTTCGCGCAGCTGCGGTACAAGGGGCGGCGCGACAGCGGGGTGTACGCCTACCAGTCCCGGTCGCCCAAGTACCACGTCGACAACGGGCCGCTGAACGCGCGCGCCTGGGTGCTCCAGGAGTACATCCTCGCCCGGCGGGCGGCGCACTTCACGCGGTGGGGCGTCGTCTGGACGTGCCGCCgcgacccggccgtcgccgtggaCGAGTAcgacggcggctccggcggcgggcggtcGTCGGTGCACCAGATCCCGCACACGTGGGAGAACGTCGTGCGGGACTACTCGCGGCGCGGGCTGACGTACAAGTCGGACAAGCTCGTCGCCATCCAGGGgctcgcggcggcctgggccgaGAGGCAGGGGAAGACGCCGTTCTGCGGGCTCGTGCTGGAGGACATGCCGCTGGGGCTGGCGTGGTTCTGGAGCGGGCACGGCGGGGAGAAGCTCGTCCGCGACGTTGGGGGCGcgccgtcgtggtcgtgggCTTCGGTCACGGGGAAGGTCGATTTCCTTATGAGGGAGAACGAGGAGGCGACTCCGGGGATGGCGGTCGTGAGCGGGCGTATCGGGCTGGCTGACCAAGTCCGCTGTCCCGGTGGTTTGGTCTTTGACGGATCGCTTATCAAAGAGGTGGATGCTCGGATCGGCCCGTTCGACTGTCTTCCATCCTATATCGAGGACCTCCGGGCCATCGACCTGGAGTCGGAAACGATGAGGCACTTGGTCCCGGGAAGCGCGACCTGGTGTTCGCACACGAATCACGATGAACAGTTCTACATGCTGGTCGACCGGCAGAGGGGTAACATTGGCTGGTGTGCCTttgacgagaaggccgaggccaccaGGCCGATCAGCTGTCTGCCTCTTTTCAAGGAGTCGGTCAGGCCGTGGTATATGCCGCCGGTGGACACGGCAGAGCCGTTCTACATGTGGTGTTTGGTTGTGAGGAGGGCCGAGAATGGAGATGGCTTTCAGCGGGTAGGCTGGGGGCGCATCCTTGACCCGTCTTGGATAGAGGGCGAGCAGAGACAGGAGCTTCTACTCATATGA
- a CDS encoding GA4 desaturase, producing MQTPINLYSESDKYRDERTVFMRDIRSEMDRFTIEHDGLAFLKNKIDIKDWTNEDEVREVLLRETPELIKKHGAKTDTTPVFAIHTDSTVDSGFELLKASVAKMEPPPTALPPKARVLLVNVWRPLKTITRDPLAFLVPSSIRPEERHAQIFSRPADTFKVFGKDAGDYWLDTASYAEHHEWVFLGHQQPDEPVMFLQWDSEGVNRFESKMSVFHSCFEDSEYEDHPERASMELKCLVFFDD from the exons ATGCAAACACCAATCAACCTGTACTCCGAAAGCGACAAGTACAGAGATGAGCGCACCGTGTTTATGCGCGACATCCGGTCCGAGATGGATCGGTTCACGATAGAACACGACGGGCTGGCGTTCCTGAAGAACAAGATTGACATCAAGGACTGGACCAACGAGGACGAAGTTCGGGAGGTGCTGCTGCGGGAGACGCCCGAACTGATCAAGAAGCA CGGGGCCAAGACGGACACGACGCCCGTCTTCGCCATCCACACGGACTCCACCGTCGACAGCGGCTTCGAGCTGCTCAAGGCGAGCGTGGCCAAGATGGAGCCCCCGCCTACGGCACTACCCCCCAAGGCCCGCGTCCTCCTGGTCAACGTGTGGAGGCCGCTCAAGACCATCACACGCGACCCGCTGGCGTTCCTGGTGCCCAGCAGCATCAGGCCCGAGGAGCGGCACGCGCAGATCTTCTCGCGGCCCGCGGACACGTTCAAGGTGTTCGGCAAGGACGCCGGAGACTACTGGCTGGACACGGCGTCGTACGCCGAACACCACGAGTGGGTCTTCCTGGGGCACCAGCAGCCGGACGAGCCCGTCATGTTCCTGCAGTGGGACAGCGAGGGGGTGAACAGGTTCGAGTCCAAGATGAGCGTGTTCCACAGCTGTTTTGAGGACTCGGAGTATGAGGACCACCCCGAGAGAGCGAGCATGGAGCTCAAGTGTCTTGTGTTCTTTGACGATTGA